Proteins from a genomic interval of Treponema succinifaciens DSM 2489:
- a CDS encoding type II toxin-antitoxin system RelE/ParE family toxin, protein MKKFFELRIDTGKGYRVYFTNKDKEIIILLVGGNKSTQETDIQKAKELAKDV, encoded by the coding sequence GTGAAAAAGTTTTTTGAATTGCGAATTGATACTGGAAAAGGATATAGAGTTTATTTTACAAATAAAGATAAGGAAATTATTATTCTTTTAGTCGGAGGAAACAAATCCACGCAAGAAACTGATATACAAAAGGCTAAGGAATTGGCAAAGGATGTCTGA
- a CDS encoding Rpn family recombination-promoting nuclease/putative transposase — protein MEEMHELTPAEKWERATLADNFIFCKVMTANPDLCKELLELLLNIKIERIEIPVAERSFKVDYDSKGIRFDVYVKDGTGRCFDIEIQTTNRTNLAKRARYYQGLMDVDSLVSGADYSELNESYVIFLCMEDAFGNGLPVYDFHQVCKQDSEVLLNDGTHKVFFNASKYDKMPTESLREFFKFLNGLNAASDFTDQLEQKVRYAKTNAQWRHRFMTWEQEMRIQVKEKSEQLAKTIAKEMAAEKVEETAKKLLAEKIAPEVVAKCTGLSLEQVKKLANG, from the coding sequence ATGGAAGAAATGCATGAACTGACTCCCGCGGAAAAATGGGAACGAGCGACACTGGCTGACAACTTTATCTTTTGCAAAGTCATGACGGCAAACCCGGACTTGTGCAAGGAGCTTTTGGAACTTCTGCTGAACATAAAAATTGAACGGATTGAAATTCCTGTGGCTGAACGAAGCTTTAAAGTTGACTACGATTCAAAGGGAATCCGGTTTGATGTCTATGTAAAGGACGGAACAGGACGCTGCTTTGATATTGAAATTCAGACTACAAACAGAACGAATCTTGCCAAGCGCGCAAGGTATTACCAAGGTCTTATGGACGTTGACAGCCTTGTTTCCGGCGCGGATTACAGCGAGCTTAATGAAAGCTATGTGATTTTTCTGTGCATGGAAGATGCCTTTGGCAACGGACTTCCCGTATATGATTTTCATCAGGTTTGCAAGCAGGATTCTGAAGTTTTATTAAATGACGGAACTCACAAAGTCTTCTTTAACGCTTCAAAATATGATAAAATGCCCACGGAAAGCCTAAGGGAATTCTTTAAATTCCTTAACGGACTGAATGCGGCCTCGGACTTTACAGACCAGCTTGAGCAAAAAGTGAGGTACGCCAAGACAAATGCGCAATGGAGGCATAGGTTTATGACGTGGGAACAGGAAATGCGAATCCAGGTAAAAGAAAAATCCGAGCAGCTTGCAAAAACCATAGCAAAGGAAATGGCAGCTGAAAAAGTTGAAGAAACTGCAAAAAAACTGCTTGCGGAAAAGATTGCGCCGGAAGTGGTTGCAAAGTGCACTGGACTTTCGTTGGAGCAGGTGAAAAAACTTGCCAATGGGTAG
- a CDS encoding addiction module antidote protein, giving the protein MEKIKLTAYDAAEFLGTEKLQKGYLDYVAKEGTPEELIEAIKTVARAKGMSKTAKETGISRSGLYKALSPDGNPTIDTLIKIAKSIGYNLNISFSPIKTNC; this is encoded by the coding sequence ATGGAAAAAATAAAGCTTACAGCTTACGACGCGGCTGAATTTTTGGGCACAGAGAAACTTCAGAAAGGCTACCTTGACTATGTGGCGAAAGAAGGCACGCCGGAAGAGCTAATTGAAGCAATAAAGACAGTCGCAAGGGCAAAAGGAATGTCCAAGACCGCAAAGGAAACTGGAATTTCCCGCAGCGGACTTTACAAAGCCCTATCTCCAGACGGAAATCCGACAATAGACACATTGATTAAAATTGCAAAGTCAATAGGATACAATCTGAATATCTCCTTTTCTCCAATAAAGACAAACTGCTGA